A single Brassica rapa cultivar Chiifu-401-42 chromosome A04, CAAS_Brap_v3.01, whole genome shotgun sequence DNA region contains:
- the WRKY12 gene encoding probable WRKY transcription factor 12 (The RefSeq protein has 1 substitution, 1 non-frameshifting indel compared to this genomic sequence) produces MEGGRRVVVNNYDLQQVTSSATIQENMNFLVPFEETNVLTFFSSSSSSSLPSPSFPIHNSSSTTNTTHAPLGFSNNLQVGGPLGSKVVNDDHENIGGGINNDVHSNSWWRSSSGSGEMKNKVKIRRKLREPRFCFQTKSDVDVLDDGYKWRKYGQKVVKNSLHPRSYYRCTHNNCRVKKRVERLSEDCRMVITTYEGRHNHIPSDDSTSPDHDCLSSF; encoded by the exons ATggaaggaggaagaagagtaGTGGTCAATAACTACGATCTACAACAAGTGACATCGTCGGCGACGATCCAAGAAAATATGAACTTCCTCGTTCCATTTGAAGAGACAAACGTCTtaactttcttctcttcttcttcttcctcttccctcCCCTCTCCTTCTTTCCCCATTCACAACTCTTCTTCTACTACTAATACTACTCATGCACCTCTAGGGTTTTCGAATAATCTTCAG GTTGGAGGACCCTTGGGATCAAAGGTGGTCAATGATGATCACGAGAATATTGGAGGTGAAATCAACAATGATGTCCATTCTAATTG GTGGAGATCAAGTAGTGGCAGTGGAGAGATGAAGAACAAAGTTAAGATAAGGAGGAAACTAAGAGAGCCAAGATTCTGTTTCCAGACAAAAAGCGATGTCGATGTTCTTGACGATGGATACAAATGGCGAAAATACGGTCAGAAAGTCGTCAAGAACAGCCTTCACCCAAG gaGTTATTACAGATGCACACACAACAACTGTAGGGTGAAGAAGAGAGTGGAGCGACTGTCGGAAGATTGTAGAATGGTGATTACTACTTACGAAGGTCGTCACAACCACATTCCCTCTGATGACTCCACCTCTCCGGACCACGATTGTCTCTCTTCCTTTTAA
- the LOC103866152 gene encoding cyclin-U4-1: MAELESPGVMPKLIAFLSSLLERVAESNDLTRRVTTQSQSVSVFHGLSRPTITIHSYLERIFKYANCSPSCFVVAYVYLDRFTQRQPSLPINSFNVHRLLITSVMVSAKFLDDLYYNNAYYAKVGGISTKEMNLLELDFLFGLGFDLNVKPNTFHAYFSYLQKEMTLVQPLSLVVVPPRSVITFNDEEASHQKQQQQQLAV, from the exons ATGGCTGAGCTTGAGAGTCCAGGAGTAATGCCAAAGCTAATAGCCTTCTTATCTTCACTGCTAGAACGAGTTGCCGAGTCCAACGATCTGACCCGGCGAGTCACGACTCAGTCGCAGAGTGTTTCCGTGTTCCACGGGCTGAGCCGGCCGACCATTACGATTCATAGCTACCTCGAGAGGATTTTCAAATACGCTAATTGTAGTCCTTCTTGCTTCGTCGTGGCTTACGTTTATCTCGACCGTTTCACTCAGAGACAGCCTTCTCTTCCGATCAACTCCTTTAACGTTCATCGTCTCCTCATTACCAGTGTCATGGTCTCCGCAAAATTCCTCGATGATCT GTACTACAACAATGCGTATTACGCCAAAGTGGGAGGGATAAGCACGAAAGAGATGAATCTTCTTGAGCTTGATTTCTTATTCGGGTTAGGTTTCGATTTAAACGTGAAGCCAAACACGTTCCACGCTTACTTCTCTTATCTTCAAAAGGAAATGACTCTTGTTCAACCCCTCTCTCTCGTTGTTGTCCCACCAAGATCTGTCATTACCTtcaacgacgaagaagcttctCATCAGAAACAACAACAGCAGCAACTCGCTGTTTAA
- the LOC103866151 gene encoding FCS-Like Zinc finger 3, whose amino-acid sequence MASHYNSFFGSEEPHFLESCSLCRKHIGLNSDIFMYRGDKAFCSKECREEQIESDEAKERSWRLSARSLRKKSSEAAKESAAGKTVRTGTLVVA is encoded by the exons ATGGCATCGCATTACAACAGCTTCTTCGGCAGTGAAGAGCCACACTTTCTCGAATCTTGCTCTCTTTGCCGTAAACACATTGGTCTTAACTCCGACATCTTCATGTACAG AGGAGACAAGGCGTTTTGTAGCAAAGAGTGTAGAGAGGAACAGATCGAGTCCGATGAAGCCAAGGAGAGAAGCTGGAGACTCTCCGCAAGATCTCTCCGTAAAAAATCTTCCGAAGCAGCTAAAGAATCAGCCGCCGGAAAAACCGTACGGACAGGAACTCTCGTGGTGGCGTAG